In the Paenibacillus sp. FSL H7-0357 genome, one interval contains:
- a CDS encoding MerR family transcriptional regulator yields MGYSIKTISQKSGLSQYTLRYYEREGVLPVVARDENGNRCFHDEDLELISLICCLKDTGMPIADIKQFISLSKEGHSSLSEQRKLLQAHKLHIDEKIKFFQTFAQKVDHKIAYFASLEEEAKADCK; encoded by the coding sequence ATGGGATACAGCATCAAAACCATATCACAAAAAAGCGGTCTGAGCCAATATACGTTACGTTATTACGAAAGAGAGGGCGTACTGCCCGTGGTTGCCAGGGATGAGAACGGAAACCGTTGTTTTCATGATGAGGATCTGGAGCTGATTTCGTTAATTTGCTGCCTGAAGGATACCGGGATGCCGATCGCCGATATCAAACAGTTTATCTCGCTCTCCAAGGAAGGACATAGCTCACTATCCGAGCAGCGGAAATTGCTGCAGGCTCATAAGCTGCATATTGATGAGAAGATTAAGTTTTTCCAGACCTTTGCGCAAAAGGTAGATCATAAAATTGCTTATTTTGCCTCGCTTGAGGAGGAGGCTAAGGCGGATTGCAAGTAA
- a CDS encoding aldo/keto reductase — translation MVKKIKAGNSQLEVAQISLGCMRIADLSPQEADVHIHSALEAGIDFFDHADIYAAGKAEEVFGDVLAASPGMRDQLMIQTKCGIRQGFFDFSKEHIVQSVENSLKRLKTDYVDVLLLHRPDTLMEPEEVAEAFDLLEQKGMVKHFGVSNLNPLQIELLKKNVKQPLLFNQLQLSIMVSGMIDAGFNVNMTNSGSVVHDGGILEYSRLHDMTIQPWSPFQYGFFEGVFLGNEKFPELNEVIGRLAAEKEVADTAIAIAWLLRHPANMQPIVGTTNTQRLLDIAKASDITLTRQEWYEIYRAAGNKLP, via the coding sequence ATGGTAAAAAAAATTAAAGCAGGCAACAGCCAGCTTGAGGTCGCCCAGATTTCTTTAGGCTGCATGCGCATTGCCGATCTGTCTCCACAAGAAGCGGACGTGCATATTCACAGTGCCCTGGAGGCCGGAATAGACTTTTTTGACCATGCGGATATTTATGCCGCCGGTAAAGCTGAAGAAGTATTTGGCGACGTACTGGCCGCCAGCCCGGGCATGCGCGATCAGCTGATGATCCAGACGAAATGCGGAATCCGCCAGGGATTTTTCGACTTCTCCAAAGAGCATATTGTCCAGTCGGTGGAGAACAGCCTGAAGCGCCTGAAGACCGATTATGTAGACGTGCTCCTGCTGCACCGCCCCGACACGCTGATGGAGCCGGAGGAAGTGGCTGAAGCCTTTGATCTCCTGGAGCAAAAAGGCATGGTTAAGCACTTCGGTGTCAGCAACCTCAACCCGCTGCAAATCGAGCTGCTCAAAAAAAATGTCAAACAGCCGCTGCTCTTCAACCAGCTGCAGCTTAGCATTATGGTCTCAGGCATGATTGATGCCGGCTTCAACGTCAACATGACCAACTCCGGTTCAGTTGTACATGATGGAGGCATTCTGGAGTACAGCCGCCTGCATGATATGACAATCCAGCCTTGGTCACCGTTCCAATACGGCTTCTTTGAAGGCGTATTCCTGGGCAATGAGAAGTTCCCTGAATTGAATGAAGTCATTGGCCGCCTGGCCGCTGAAAAAGAAGTTGCCGACACCGCCATCGCGATTGCCTGGCTGCTCAGACATCCGGCCAACATGCAGCCGATCGTGGGCACGACCAATACCCAGCGTCTGCTTGATATTGCCAAAGCGTCGGATATCACACTGACCCGTCAGGAATGGTACGAGATTTATCGTGCAGCGGGCAACAAGCTTCCTTAA